The following nucleotide sequence is from Streptomyces pactum.
TCCAGGTCCGGCCGGATGGCGTCCAGCTCCTCCTGCTCCTGGAGCCGTGCGATCCGCTCCTCCAGCCCGTCGTAGGCGCGGGCCAGCGCGTTCGCCTTCCTCCGGTTGCGGGTGGTGCAGTCCGAGCGGGTCAGCTTGTGCAGCCGGTCCAGCAGCGGCCCCGCGTCCCGTACGTACCGGCGCACGGCCGAGTCGGTCCACTCCCCGGTGCCGTAGCCGTGGAACCGCAGGTGGAGTTCGACCAGCCGGGAGACGTCCTTCACCAGCTCGTTGGAGTACTTCAGCCGGGTCATCCGGTACTTGGTCATCTTCGCGCCCACCACCTCGTGGTGGTGGAAGGAGACCCGGCCGTCCTTCTCGAAACGGCGGGTCTTCGGCTTGCCGATGTCGTGGAGGAGCGCGGCGAGCCGCAGCACCAGGTCGGGGCCCTCGTCCTCCAGGTCGATCGCCTGCTCCAGCACCGTCAGGGTGTGCTCGTAGACGTCCTTGTGGCGGTGGTGCTCGTCGCGCTCCAGCCGCAGCGCCGGCAGCTCGGGCAGCACCCGGGCCGCCAGCCCGGTGTCCACCAGCAGCCGCAGCCCCTTCCGCGGCTGCGACGCCAGCACCAGCTTGTTGAACTCGTCCCGCACCCGCTCCGCCGAGACGATGTCGATCCGCTCGGACATCGCGGTCATCGCCGCGACCACCTCGGGCGCCACCTCGAAGTCCAGCTGGGCGGCGAAGCGCGCCGCCCGCATCATCCGCAGCGGGTCGTCGGAGAAGGACTCCTCGGGCGTGCCGGGGGTCCGCAGCACCCGGGCCGCCAGGTCCTCCAGGCCGTGGTGCGGGTCGATGAACTCCTTCTGCGGCAGTGCCACCGCCATGGCGTTGACCGTGAAGTCCCGGCGCACCAGGTCCTCCTCGATCGAGTCGCCGTAGGAGACCTCCGGCTTGCGGGAGGTCCGGTCGTACGCTTCCGACCGGTACGTGGTGATCTCGATCTGATAGTCCTGAACGGCCTCGGCGCCGGGCCCCCGCTTCCGGCAGCCCACCGTGCCGAAGGCGATGCCGACCTCCCACACCGCGTCGGCCCACGGCCGCACGATCCGCAGCACGTCCTGGGGCCGGGCGTCGGTGGTGAAGTCCAGATCGTTGCCGAGCCTGCCGAGCAGCGCGTCGCGTACGGACCCGCCGACCAGGGCAAGCGTGAACCCGGCCTCCTGGAAGCGACGGGCGAGATCGTCGGCGACGGGGGACACCCGCAGCAGCTCGCTCACCGCACGGCGCTGCGCCTGGCTGAGCTCGGTGGTCGGCTGCGGGGCAAGGCTGTCATTGTTGGCATTCGGCACAACAGGACAGGGTACGTGCCCGCAGGCCGGACGGCCTCCGCGTTCACCCCGTACCGCCACCCACCGACCATCGGGACACCATCCCGGCATCACCCGGTGCTCACCGGACGGATCGCGCCGATGTGATGGCGATCTTGTGTAACCCTCCGCAGCACGCCGCTCCACCCGGCATCGTTACGATGCGAGGACGCACATCACGACGACCACTGACGATGACGAGGGACGGGCGAGCGCGTGGCCGAGGCGGCAGAGTTCCCGGGGACCCCTTCTGCTCCTGCTCCTGCCCGGCGGTGGGTCCGACGGACCGCGGCACTGCTCGCGGGGGTGCCGCTGCTCGCCGGGCTGATTCACCTCCCCGCCGCCCCGGCCGCCCAGGCCCGGGCCCAGGCGCACGGCCAGCAGCAGGCCCGGCCCACCGGGTCCCGGACCGTGGACGTCGCGATCGCCTCCCTCACGCCCGCGGTTGTCACCGGAGACGGCACCGTCACGGTCACCGGCACCGTCACCAACGAGGGTGCCGCCACGGTGCGGGACGCCTATGTGGCGCTGCGGATCGGCCCGCTGAAGAACAGCCGTACCGCCATCGCCGACACCGCCCGGCGCAAGGGCTACGAGCCCTCGCTGGACGGCACCGAGATACGCGGCACCTACAGCAGGAGCATCGGCGAGCTGCGGGCCGGCGCCAGCCGCCCGTTCCGGCTCGCCGTCCCCACCGACCAGCTCAACCTCACCGACGCCGGCTCCTACCAGCTCGGCGTCTCGCTCACCGGGCAGACCTCCGAGCGTCCCTGGCCGCAGGTGCTGGGCATAGAGCGGACGTTCCTGCCCTGGCAGCCCTCCGCCGCGTCGAAGAAGACCCGGCTCACCTTCCTCTGGCCACTGATCACCACCACCCGTCTCACGGCGCGGACGGGCACCGACGAACAGCAGAGCCCGATCTTCCGGGACGACACCCTCACGGCCGAGCTGAGCCCCGGGGGGCGACTGCACCAGCTGGTGACCCTGGGCAAGGACCTCCCCGTCACCTGGGTGATCGACCCCGACCTGCTCGCCACCGTGGACGCCATGACCAAGCCCTACGAGGTCGAGGCGGAGGACGACACCACCGTCCCCGGCAAGGGCGGCGAGGTGGCCGAGAAGTGGCTCGGCGAGCTGGAGCGGGCCGTGGCGGGCAAGGAGGTCGTGGCCCTCCCGTTCGCCGACCCCGACCTGGCCTCGCTCGCGCACCGCGGCAAGAACGTCTCCGGGTCCCTGAGCCACCTCCAGACCGCCACCGAACTCGCCTCGGTCACCGTGGAGTCCGTCCTGGGCGTCGAGGCGCGCACCGACTT
It contains:
- a CDS encoding CCA tRNA nucleotidyltransferase, whose translation is MPNANNDSLAPQPTTELSQAQRRAVSELLRVSPVADDLARRFQEAGFTLALVGGSVRDALLGRLGNDLDFTTDARPQDVLRIVRPWADAVWEVGIAFGTVGCRKRGPGAEAVQDYQIEITTYRSEAYDRTSRKPEVSYGDSIEEDLVRRDFTVNAMAVALPQKEFIDPHHGLEDLAARVLRTPGTPEESFSDDPLRMMRAARFAAQLDFEVAPEVVAAMTAMSERIDIVSAERVRDEFNKLVLASQPRKGLRLLVDTGLAARVLPELPALRLERDEHHRHKDVYEHTLTVLEQAIDLEDEGPDLVLRLAALLHDIGKPKTRRFEKDGRVSFHHHEVVGAKMTKYRMTRLKYSNELVKDVSRLVELHLRFHGYGTGEWTDSAVRRYVRDAGPLLDRLHKLTRSDCTTRNRRKANALARAYDGLEERIARLQEQEELDAIRPDLDGNEIMEILGIGPGPQVGQAYKHLLELRMEHGPMERDAAVTALKEWWAEQSRD